The proteins below come from a single Argentina anserina chromosome 1, drPotAnse1.1, whole genome shotgun sequence genomic window:
- the LOC126787983 gene encoding uncharacterized protein LOC126787983 isoform X1 — MEPDHSHSLFSSLLSMGKTEAEQGLASLSSRNADTHCPCWSARSRIRTLIGLRCILFLFLSAALFLSAIFWLPPFLQFSDQGHPVPDPKFRDHDIVASFNLLKPVSLLEDNVMQLEDDIFDEIVAPSTKVVILSLESLAGSNVTRVVFGVDPDRKSSKLLPTSQSLIRASFEYLVTHQSLSLNTSLFGSTSFFEVLKFPGGITIIPPQKAFLLQKVQIRFNFTLNFSIYQIQLNFNELKSQLKSGLHLAPYENLYVSLSNLRGSTVAAPTTVQSLVLLTVGNTPSMQRLKQLAQTITHSHSRNLGLNNTVFGRVKQVRLSSISLIGGDGTSSSPSPAPLPHPHPHPHPHPHHHHHHHHHHHGHNSHIAPAISPAPATGSGPPASLKGAPQAADHSPAPQKSMPPPGKSCEATPPSFWSGRRGKAGNQYHLSPAGAPDASPPVLGPSPQKHVHPSAPISRSVPASSPLPRVFFSHARPPSKSASDSSHSYTGQSPVPSASTSASPAPLPLVQWALLLFLALVLHV; from the exons ATGGAGCCTGACCATTCTCACtcactcttctcttctctcctcTCTATGGGAAAGACTGAAGCGGAGCAGGGTTTGGCCTCGCTCTCCTCGCGAAATGCAGATACTCACTGCCCTTGTTGGTCTGCTCGGAGCAGGATTCGGACTCTGATTGGCCTCCGATgcattttgtttctctttctctctgccGCTTTGTTCCTCTCTGCAATCTTCTGGCTGCCTCCCTTTCTTCAGTTTTCGGATCAGGGCCATCCGGTCCCTGATCCCAAGTTCAGAG atcATGATATAGTAgcaagtttcaatcttttgaAACCGGTTTCTTTGCTGGAGGATAATGTCATGCAGCTTGAAGATGACATTTTTGATGAGATAGTGGCTCCGTCAACTAAA GTGGTTATCCTGTCTCTGGAATCTTTAGCTGGTTCAAATGTTACAAGAGTCGTATTTGGAGTTGATCCAGACCGAAAATCATCAAAGTTACTGCCAACTTCCCAAAGTTTGATCAGGGCGTCTTTTGAATATCTGGTCACACACCAATCACTGAGCCTGAATACATCCTTGTTTGGGTCCACGTCCTTCTTCGAGGTGCTAAAATTCCCAGGTGGAATAACCATAATTCCACCACAAAAAGCGTTTCTTTTGCAGAAAGTGCAAATTCGTTTCAATTTCACCTTAAACTTCTCCATCTATCAGATACAGCTAAATTTCAATGAGCTTAAAAGCCAACTGAAGTCTGGGTTACATCTAGCTCCCTATGAG AACCTCTATGTTAGCTTATCCAATTTAAGAGGTTCAACAGTGGCTGCCCCTACTACTGTTCAGTCATTGGTTCTACTGACAGTTGGTAACACTCCTTCAATGCAAAGATTAAAACAACTGGCCCAAACCATCACACATTCTCATTCAAGAAACCTTGGCCTGAATAATACGGTTTTTGGTAGAGTCAAGCAAGTTCGTTTGTCATCCATTTCGCTTATTGGTGGAGATGGCACCTCTTCATCACCATCTCCTGCTCCATTGCCTCACCCCCACCCCCACCCCCACCCCCACCcccaccatcaccaccaccaccaccaccatcaccatGGCCACAATTCCCATATAGCTCCTGCAATTTCACCTGCACCTGCAACTGGCAGTGGTCCACCCGCAAGTCTCAAAGGTGCACCTCAAGCAGCTGACCATTCACCTGCACCGCAGAAAAGTATGCCTCCACCTGGGAAAAGTTGTGAAGCAACGCCTCCCAGCTTTTGGTCTGGTCGTAGAGGGAAGGCAGGAAACCAGTATCATTTGTCCCCTGCTGGTGCACCAGATGCTTCACCTCCCGTCTTGGGTCCATCACCCCAAAAGCATGTACACCCTTCAGCACCCATTTCTCGTTCAGTACCAGCATCTAGTCCTTTGCctcgtgtgtttttttctcaTGCCCGTCCTCCATCAAAGAGTGCATCAGATAGTAGCCATTCTTACACAGGGCAATCACCTGTACCATCAGCATCAACAT CAGCTTCGCCAGCTCCTCTTCCTTTGGTTCAATGGGCATTATTACTATTCCTAGCTTTGGTATTACATGTATAA
- the LOC126790702 gene encoding WAT1-related protein At5g07050, whose translation MEGNGGCFRNFFHSSKPYIAMVSLQFGYAGMNIITKVSLNRGMSHYVLVVYRHAFATAAIAPFALVLERKIRPKITFPIFMQLFVLGLLGPVIDQNFYYAGLKFTSPTFSCAMSNMLPAMTFVMAVLCRMERLDMKKVRCQAKLIGTIVTVAGAMLMTLYKGSIINFPWSAHSASSNNASSANNNEDKDWLKGSILLILATFAWASFFIIQAVTQQRYQAPLSLTAIVCFLGTLQSIAVTFVMEHKPAAWTIGWDMNLLAAAYAGIVSSSLAYYVQGLVMQKTGPVFVTAFSPLMMIIVAVMGSFILAEKIYLGGVLGALLIVMGLYSVLWGKYKEYKEKEAESFSIPQAIKGATATTDLQDIKIQKNTQPNPKE comes from the exons ATGGAGGGAAATGGCGGGTGTTTTCGAAATTTCTTCCACAGTTCAAAGCCATACATTGCTATGGTTTCTCTGCAATTCGGCTATGCCGGAATGAACATCATCACTAAGGTTTCGCTCAATCGTGGAATGAGCCACTATGTGCTTGTTGTTTACAGGCACGCCTTCGCAACTGCCGCTATTGCTCCATTTGCTCTTGTTCTTGAGAG GAAAATAAGACCCAAAATCACATTCCCCATTTTCATGCAACTTTTTGTACTCGGTCTTCTTGG ACCAGTGATTGATCAAAACTTCTACTATGCCGGGCTGAAGTTCACATCGCCCACCTTCTCTTGTGCCATGAGTAACATGCTCCCGGCAATGACATTCGTCATGGCCGTCCTTTGCAG GATGGAGAGGCTGGACATGAAGAAGGTTAGATGCCAAGCGAAGCTGATAGGCACGATAGTGACAGTGGCCGGAGCTATGTTGATGACGTTGTACAAAGGTAGCATCATTAACTTTCCGTGGTCGGCACACTCGGCAAGCTCCAATAATGCCTCAAGTGCAAATAATAATGAGGACAAGGACTGGCTCAAGGGATCCATTCTGCTCATCTTGGCCACCTTTGCCTGGGCATCGTTCTTTATCATTCAAGCAGTGACACAGCAAAGGTACCAAGCTCCACTATCCCTCACCGCTATCGTCTGCTTCTTGGGTACCCTGCAGTCCATAGCAGTCACCTTCGTCATGGAACACAAGCCGGCGGCTTGGACTATTGGTTGGGACATGAACCTTCTTGCTGCTGCATATGCT GGCATAGTATCATCGAGCCTTGCATACTACGTTCAAGGACTGGTGATGCAGAAAACAGGTCCTGTGTTTGTCACCGCTTTCAGCCCTcttatgatgatcattgttGCTGTCATGGGTTCTTTCATTCTTGCCGAGAAGATCTATCTCGGAGG TGTTCTTGGTGCTTTACTAATTGTCATGGGACTCTACTCGGTTCTATGGGGCAAGTATAAGGagtacaaagaaaaagaagctgAGAGCTTTAGTATTCCTCAAGCAATAAAGGGTGCCACAGCTACAACCGATTTGCAAGAcataaaaatacaaaagaacACGCAACCTAACCCCAAAGAATGA
- the LOC126787983 gene encoding uncharacterized protein LOC126787983 isoform X2 — MEPDHSHSLFSSLLSMGKTEAEQGLASLSSRNADTHCPCWSARSRIRTLIGLRCILFLFLSAALFLSAIFWLPPFLQFSDQGHPVPDPKFRDHDIVASFNLLKPVSLLEDNVMQLEDDIFDEIVAPSTKVVILSLESLAGSNVTRVVFGVDPDRKSSKLLPTSQSLIRASFEYLVTHQSLSLNTSLFGSTSFFEVLKFPGGITIIPPQKAFLLQKVQIRFNFTLNFSIYQIQLNFNELKSQLKSGLHLAPYENLYVSLSNLRGSTVAAPTTVQSLVLLTVGNTPSMQRLKQLAQTITHSHSRNLGLNNTVFGRVKQVRLSSISLIGGDGTSSSPSPAPLPHPHPHPHPHPHHHHHHHHHHHGHNSHIAPAISPAPATGSGPPASLKGAPQAADHSPAPQKSMPPPGKSCEATPPSFWSGRRGKAGNQYHLSPAGAPDASPPVLGPSPQKHVHPSAPISRSVPASSPLPRVFFSHARPPSKSASDSSHSYTGQSPVPSASTSSPAPLPLVQWALLLFLALVLHV; from the exons ATGGAGCCTGACCATTCTCACtcactcttctcttctctcctcTCTATGGGAAAGACTGAAGCGGAGCAGGGTTTGGCCTCGCTCTCCTCGCGAAATGCAGATACTCACTGCCCTTGTTGGTCTGCTCGGAGCAGGATTCGGACTCTGATTGGCCTCCGATgcattttgtttctctttctctctgccGCTTTGTTCCTCTCTGCAATCTTCTGGCTGCCTCCCTTTCTTCAGTTTTCGGATCAGGGCCATCCGGTCCCTGATCCCAAGTTCAGAG atcATGATATAGTAgcaagtttcaatcttttgaAACCGGTTTCTTTGCTGGAGGATAATGTCATGCAGCTTGAAGATGACATTTTTGATGAGATAGTGGCTCCGTCAACTAAA GTGGTTATCCTGTCTCTGGAATCTTTAGCTGGTTCAAATGTTACAAGAGTCGTATTTGGAGTTGATCCAGACCGAAAATCATCAAAGTTACTGCCAACTTCCCAAAGTTTGATCAGGGCGTCTTTTGAATATCTGGTCACACACCAATCACTGAGCCTGAATACATCCTTGTTTGGGTCCACGTCCTTCTTCGAGGTGCTAAAATTCCCAGGTGGAATAACCATAATTCCACCACAAAAAGCGTTTCTTTTGCAGAAAGTGCAAATTCGTTTCAATTTCACCTTAAACTTCTCCATCTATCAGATACAGCTAAATTTCAATGAGCTTAAAAGCCAACTGAAGTCTGGGTTACATCTAGCTCCCTATGAG AACCTCTATGTTAGCTTATCCAATTTAAGAGGTTCAACAGTGGCTGCCCCTACTACTGTTCAGTCATTGGTTCTACTGACAGTTGGTAACACTCCTTCAATGCAAAGATTAAAACAACTGGCCCAAACCATCACACATTCTCATTCAAGAAACCTTGGCCTGAATAATACGGTTTTTGGTAGAGTCAAGCAAGTTCGTTTGTCATCCATTTCGCTTATTGGTGGAGATGGCACCTCTTCATCACCATCTCCTGCTCCATTGCCTCACCCCCACCCCCACCCCCACCCCCACCcccaccatcaccaccaccaccaccaccatcaccatGGCCACAATTCCCATATAGCTCCTGCAATTTCACCTGCACCTGCAACTGGCAGTGGTCCACCCGCAAGTCTCAAAGGTGCACCTCAAGCAGCTGACCATTCACCTGCACCGCAGAAAAGTATGCCTCCACCTGGGAAAAGTTGTGAAGCAACGCCTCCCAGCTTTTGGTCTGGTCGTAGAGGGAAGGCAGGAAACCAGTATCATTTGTCCCCTGCTGGTGCACCAGATGCTTCACCTCCCGTCTTGGGTCCATCACCCCAAAAGCATGTACACCCTTCAGCACCCATTTCTCGTTCAGTACCAGCATCTAGTCCTTTGCctcgtgtgtttttttctcaTGCCCGTCCTCCATCAAAGAGTGCATCAGATAGTAGCCATTCTTACACAGGGCAATCACCTGTACCATCAGCATCAACAT CTTCGCCAGCTCCTCTTCCTTTGGTTCAATGGGCATTATTACTATTCCTAGCTTTGGTATTACATGTATAA